GATCGCTGTCGGCATCGGCCTGGTCTTTCTGGTCACGCTGCTGTTCGCCATCGTCCGCAACGGCGCCCCGGCGTTCACCCAGACCTACCTGACCGTGCCGATCACCCTGACGGAGGCCAAGCTGGACAAGACCGGCAACCGCGATCCGAAGGAAATGGCCAAGGTTTCCACCTTCGGCTACAAGCCCGTGATCATCGACAGCCTGGTCGCGCAACTGAACGGGCAGGGGATCGACATCCCCTTCGAGAAGGCCAAGGATGTCGGCGATATCCTGTCCGCCTCTGCCGCCGCACAGGTCCGCGACCGGGTACTGGAAAACCCGATGCTGATCGGGCAGACGGTGGAATTCGACCTGCTCGCCTCTTCCCGCGTGGACGGGTATTTCAAGGGCAGGGTGACCCGCGAGTCGCTGGCCCGCGACAAGAACCTGGATGCCGAACACCTGGACGTCGCCGACCGGATGCAGGAGGCGGGCATCATGCGCTCCACCTTCAACTGGGCGTTCATCACCGGCGCCGACGCCTCCGAAAGCCGCCCCGAACAGGCCGGGATCGGCGTGTCGATGATCGGGTCGCTGTTCATGATGCTGGTGGTGCTGCTGCTGGCCCTGCCGATCGGTGTCGCCGCCTCCATCTACCTTGAGGAATTCGCACCCAAGAACCGGATCACCGACCTGATCGAGGTGAATATCTCCAACCTGGCCGCCGTTCCTTCGATCGTTTTCGGGATCCTCGGTCTGGCGGTCTTCATCCAGTTCGTGCACCTGCCGCAATCGGCGCCGCTGGTCGGCGGGCTGGTGCTGACGCTGATGACCCTGCCGACGATCATCATCTCCACCCGGGCCTCGTTGCAGGCGGTGCCGCCATCGATCCGCGATGCCGCTCTGGGGCTGGGCGCATCCAAGATGCAATCGGTGTTCCACCACGTGCTGCCGCTGGCCATGCCCGGCATCCTGACCGGCACGATCATCGGCCTTGCACAGGCCCTGGGAGAGACCGCGCCACTGTTGCTGATCGGGATGGTCGGCTACATTGCCTCCAACGCGCCCGATGGTGTGATCAGCGGCTTCATGGATCCGAACTCGGCCATGCCGGCGCAAATCTACGAATGGGCCAAACGGGCCGATCCAGCCTATTACGAACGGGCCTGGGGCGGGATCATCATCCTGCTTCTGTTCCTCATGACCATGAACATCATCGCCATCATCCTGCGCCGCCGTTTCGAGCGTCGGTGGTAAGAGAAAGGGCCGCAACTCATGTACGATACCCAGCATCCGGAGAGCAAAGTGGACACGAAAGCGAACAAGATCTCCGCGCGAAACGTGCAGGTCTTCTATGGCGACACCCATGCCATCAAGGACGTCGACGTCGAGATCGAGGACAACACCGTCACTGCCTTCATCGGGCCGTCGGGCTGCGGGAAATCAACCTTCCTGCGCACGCTGAA
This genomic window from Pseudooceanicola aestuarii contains:
- the pstA gene encoding phosphate ABC transporter permease PstA, whose amino-acid sequence is MTDATTPGAATPRARKATSLLELDSHTRRRNAAEGRFKTYGMIAVGIGLVFLVTLLFAIVRNGAPAFTQTYLTVPITLTEAKLDKTGNRDPKEMAKVSTFGYKPVIIDSLVAQLNGQGIDIPFEKAKDVGDILSASAAAQVRDRVLENPMLIGQTVEFDLLASSRVDGYFKGRVTRESLARDKNLDAEHLDVADRMQEAGIMRSTFNWAFITGADASESRPEQAGIGVSMIGSLFMMLVVLLLALPIGVAASIYLEEFAPKNRITDLIEVNISNLAAVPSIVFGILGLAVFIQFVHLPQSAPLVGGLVLTLMTLPTIIISTRASLQAVPPSIRDAALGLGASKMQSVFHHVLPLAMPGILTGTIIGLAQALGETAPLLLIGMVGYIASNAPDGVISGFMDPNSAMPAQIYEWAKRADPAYYERAWGGIIILLLFLMTMNIIAIILRRRFERRW